In the genome of Chryseobacterium sp. 52, the window GTTGATTTTGCAAGCTCTACAAAAGATTACTCGAAATTTTTAATTTCAGTTTGGGGTGATAAATATGCTTCTGAAGCTTATTTCTTCGATACAAAAACCAAAGAACTTATTTTTCAATACACGCCAAGAACCGAGCTTAAAAAAGTTGAGAAGTACTTAGCCCCTATGACTCCTATCACTTATAAAAGCAGTGACGGGCTTGAAATTCCTGCATACCTGACTGTGCCTACAGGGTCTTCAGGAAAAAATATGCCGGTAATTGTTTTGGTACATGGAGGTCCAAAAGGTCCCAGAGATCACTGGGGATTTAATTCAACGGTTCAATTTTTAGCCAACAGAGGATATGCTGTTCTGCAGCCCAACTTTAGAGCCAGTGGTGGCTATGGTAAAAAATTCAAAAATGGCGGAGACTTACAATGGGGAAAACTGATGCAGGATGATGTAACCTGGGGCGTAAAATACCTGATTGATAAAGGAATTGCTGACAAAAATAAAGTAGTGATTATGGGCGGAAGCTACGGTGGCTACGCAACACTGGCTGGTTTGGCTTTCACGCCGGATCTTTATGCCGGAGGGGTAGATATCGTAGGACCAAGTAACATTTTCACTCTATTGGATTCTGTCCCTGCTTATTGGGAATCTGCCCGAGCTTTTCTTTACGGAATGGTAGGTGACCCGAAAACAGAAGAAGGTAAAAAGCTGATTCGTGAAGCAAGTCCATTGTTCAGTGTAGATAAAATTGTGAAGCCGTTGCTGATTATTCAGGGAGCCAATGACCCAAGAGTAAAACAGGCAGAAGCAGACCAAATTGTAATCGCACTTCGTGACAAAGGGAAAAAAGTAAATTATATTCTGGCAGATGATGAAGGACACGGATTCAGAAAACCGGTTAATAATATGGCTATGTATGCGGAGACGGAGAAATTCCTTTCAGAAATAATCGGAGGAAGATATCAGAAAGAAATGCCGGAAGCTGTGGCAAAACGCTTAAAAGAAATGACGGTTGACATCAAAAATGTTACATACAAACCGGCTGAAAAAGTAAAAGAAGCTGCCAGCTCAGAGAAAGTTTCAAAATAACAAATACTGATTATATTCAGCAACCAATAAAGAATCCGGCTCATTTCAGTAATGAGCCGGATTTTTGTTTTTGAATCTTTTTTAAACACAAAGACACAGAGCCTTTTATTAATGACATTATTCTGTCCAAAAAAATGGAGTCTTTCGTGTAAAATATTGGTGGTTAAAGAACACAAAAAAAAGGCTGTCTTTATCCGACAGCCTTCTCTTTAGTAGGTTAAAGTAAGTCCGGCTCCCCAGCCCATTTCATTATCATAATTCCCGGAAACTGACACCCATTTTTGTAAAATATATCTCAGTCCTGTTGAAAATTCTCCGTCAGAATTGAGACTGAAATTCCCTCTTACCCGTCTGGAAATCGGAATATCTTCTCTCTTTAATTCTAACAATACTTTTCCGTTCTGATCTACACTTGCATCCGCTGTGATCAGCATAGGTAAAAGATACTGCATCCCGACGATAAAAGCATATTTGTCTTTTGACGCTTTTTCCTGTCCAAACCAGCTTTTTTTACCCCGGAATTTCATTCCCATATCTTCCACCATTTGTCTTTCCATAATCTCGTGGTTTTTCTGAATTCTGAAACCCGCATAGGGAAGTGCCCACTGGAATTTCCCAAGAAATCTTCCTACTTTTACATTTCCTTCAAAATGATCAAAATCCCAGTTAGAATGAAACTCATTCAGGTTGGCCCATCTTGGTCCGAACATCGTCATGCTCTCTGCGTGTATTTTATTGCTGGCAATATCAATCATTCCCATAGAACTGATCATTTTGTTGTCTTTTAAAAAGTTTTTCCAGGCCAGCTTTCTGTCAGGCAGCTGTGGATTCGGTTTTGAATTCTCATAGCTGAATATCCTTCCCATTCCGGCCATCATATGGTATAAAATATGACAGTGGAAAAACCAGTCGCCATCCTGATTGGCTGCAAACTCAATTGTATTGGTTTCCATCGGCATAATATCTACTACATTTTTCAGTGGAGAATATTCTCCTTTTGAATTGATCAGTCTGAAATCATGACCGTGAAGGTGCATCGGGTGACGCATCATCGAATTATTATACATCGTAATTCTCAGAATCTCTCCTTTTTTTACCAGAATCTTATCTGTTTCTGTCACCGTTTTATTATCCAGTGTCCACAGATATTGATTCATATTTCCTTCAAGCGTAAACTTTAACGTTCTTACATCTTCATCCGGCAGAATGGTCTTCTCAGGAGATTTTAAGAGATTATATGACAGTCTTTTGATCGGTTTTTCCTCCTTCATATCCATTCCCGAATGCTGAGAATGATCTTCCTGCTGGTCTTTGTCAGATTCTTTGGTTTTGACACCCATCATTTCGTTCATGTGCTTCATCGTCGTTTTTCTCTGATTTTCAGAAAGTTCAGGGTACATTACTTCATTCATATCCATCATCTGATTACCCATTGTCATGTTCATTGGCTTCATATTTCCGCTCATTTCCATCATGCCGTTCATCATTTTCATTCCTTCAAAGAGTAAGAGCCTCGGCAGAGTCGGAGCTTCCACTTTTTCACCGGAACCCAGCCACAATGAGGCATGTCCTACCCTGTCTTCTGAAGTGGAACGAAACTCAAAGCTTTTATTTTCAGGAATCGTTACTTCAATATCATAAGTTTCAGAAACTCCAACAATCAGGCGGTCCACTTCTACCGGAACCACATCGTTTCCATCATTTCCTACTACTTTTATTTTGCCGCCACCGTAGTTCAGCCAGAAATAAGTAGATGATCCGCCGTTGGCTACTCTCAGTCTTACTTTATCGCCCGCTTTTAACTGGGAATAATCAGAGCTTGGAAGCCCGTTGATCAGGAATTTATCGTAATATACATCACTTACATCCATTGCTTCCATTCTTTTCCATTCGTTCAAAGCTTTGGTTCCGAAGTTTCCGGATTTAATGGCTTCCCAATAACTCTGTACGGCGTTCTTTTTTATAGCGTACCAGTCTGTATTGGCCATATGAAGTCTTCTGGCAATCTGCATGGGATCTTCATCACTCCAGTCTCCTAATAACACCGGAATTTCAGCGTTATAAGATGGTTTAGGCTCTCCTTCTCTTTTATTGAATACCAGAATCCCGTTCATCCCGATCTGCTCCTGTAAAGCCTCATGAGAATGGTACCAATAGGTTCCGTT includes:
- a CDS encoding S9 family peptidase; the protein is MKRILYLILLMIGFQTTHAQEVPLLDRELFYGNPEISGGQLSPDGKWISFMKQYEGIMNIWVKKVDEPFEKARPLTDSKRPLAGYFWSENGKYILYVKDKNGDENMNIFAVDPLANAVKGVPESRNLTPLNEVTAQIQMVSKKDPDLMMIGLNNRDKAWHDLYSLKISTGELKKIYENKDRITGYKFDWDEKLRVLSKTDEKGTTQFLYKEGDQLTPIYETLVTEGAYIANWNEDNSKFYLVTDKGDLDKSTLFLMDPKTKQMTKIESDPKGKVDFGGLFIDRNTRKIISTSYTGDKTENYWKDKTWEANYKFLQSKFPGREVDFASSTKDYSKFLISVWGDKYASEAYFFDTKTKELIFQYTPRTELKKVEKYLAPMTPITYKSSDGLEIPAYLTVPTGSSGKNMPVIVLVHGGPKGPRDHWGFNSTVQFLANRGYAVLQPNFRASGGYGKKFKNGGDLQWGKLMQDDVTWGVKYLIDKGIADKNKVVIMGGSYGGYATLAGLAFTPDLYAGGVDIVGPSNIFTLLDSVPAYWESARAFLYGMVGDPKTEEGKKLIREASPLFSVDKIVKPLLIIQGANDPRVKQAEADQIVIALRDKGKKVNYILADDEGHGFRKPVNNMAMYAETEKFLSEIIGGRYQKEMPEAVAKRLKEMTVDIKNVTYKPAEKVKEAASSEKVSK
- a CDS encoding multicopper oxidase domain-containing protein, yielding MKKMIIFLVLLLSVFTFAQTTKTYYTCPMHPEVVSSKPGDCPKCKMTLVKKTVAVKPKLTAKPEQKTAQKPAEIKINKVKVKTETKSRVNVKSQTNGAGRNKTETKSKPVPSLQKPQLQSSQSQPKSQSLYSCPMHPEVTSDKPGKCPKCGMELVEKENHQHAVVEEQKAESSVFKRNSENGKVTFGGKTVRYDLYVKDTIVNFTGKNRRAIAINGKLQSPTLYFTEGDTAEIYLHNMLKENTGLHWHGVILPNEQDGVPYLTTKPVTPGETHLYKFRVSQNGTYWYHSHEALQEQIGMNGILVFNKREGEPKPSYNAEIPVLLGDWSDEDPMQIARRLHMANTDWYAIKKNAVQSYWEAIKSGNFGTKALNEWKRMEAMDVSDVYYDKFLINGLPSSDYSQLKAGDKVRLRVANGGSSTYFWLNYGGGKIKVVGNDGNDVVPVEVDRLIVGVSETYDIEVTIPENKSFEFRSTSEDRVGHASLWLGSGEKVEAPTLPRLLLFEGMKMMNGMMEMSGNMKPMNMTMGNQMMDMNEVMYPELSENQRKTTMKHMNEMMGVKTKESDKDQQEDHSQHSGMDMKEEKPIKRLSYNLLKSPEKTILPDEDVRTLKFTLEGNMNQYLWTLDNKTVTETDKILVKKGEILRITMYNNSMMRHPMHLHGHDFRLINSKGEYSPLKNVVDIMPMETNTIEFAANQDGDWFFHCHILYHMMAGMGRIFSYENSKPNPQLPDRKLAWKNFLKDNKMISSMGMIDIASNKIHAESMTMFGPRWANLNEFHSNWDFDHFEGNVKVGRFLGKFQWALPYAGFRIQKNHEIMERQMVEDMGMKFRGKKSWFGQEKASKDKYAFIVGMQYLLPMLITADASVDQNGKVLLELKREDIPISRRVRGNFSLNSDGEFSTGLRYILQKWVSVSGNYDNEMGWGAGLTLTY